The genomic window GGTCCGTTGAAAGTAGTTTATGGTCAGAAATATGTCTTAGCTGCCCAGACGGTGTCGGACCTCCTGTGCGGCAATGACTCCCGAGGCTGATGACTGCGCCAGACCTCGTGTCACTCCCGCTCCGTCGCCAATGGCAAAGAGGTTTGTTATGGCTGTTTCGAGTTTATCCGAGAGCTCGACCTTTGATGAGTAAAACTTCACTTCCACGCCGTAAAGCAGTGTATGCGGACTTGCAACACCCGGAGCCAGGCGGTCCATAGCATGAAGCATCTCAAGTATACCGGAAACATGCCTATAGGGCAGCACAAAGCTCAGATCGCCGGGAACGGCGTCGGGAAGAGTCGGCATGGTAAGGCATCGTTCGAGGCGCGAAGCCGTGCTCCTGCGGCCTGATTCGAGATCACCCAGCCGCTGCACTATCACTCCGCCCGAGAGCAGGTTCGCCAGGCTGGCTATATACTTGCCGTATGTGATCGGCTCATGGAACGGTTCGGTGAATGAATTGGAGACAAGCAGGGCAAAGTTGGTGTTTGTCGTCTTCTTGCGGGCGTAGCTGTGACCGTTGACGCTGGTGACACCGTTATGCTTCTCGATCACGACCTCGCCGTTGGGACACACACAAAACGAACGGACCTTGTCATCGAATGACTTGGAGTAGTAGACCAGCTTAGGCTCATAGACGATATCCGTAATATCCTGCATCACAGCCGCGGGAATCTCGACCCTGACGCCCACGTCCACAGGGTTGGTCATTGTCTTGAGGTGGAGACGATTGGCTTCATTTGCGAGCCAGTCCGCCCCCGACCTGCCGGGTGCAACTATGACATAATCTGCTTTTATAACCTCGCCTGAAGCGGTCTTTACGCCCGCAATCTTGCTGCCGGATACGACAAGTTCATCGATAGCGGTCTCCATTTTGACATCGACCCGCTCGCGCAGGGCATCGCGCATACGGGTAAGAATCGCCGGGCACATCTCCGTGCCAAGGTGCCTGACCTCTGAATGGATAAGTTGCATTCCGGCAAGCTGAGCGCTGTGTTCGATGTTTGAAACCTGATCTTCATCAGTCCCATATACTTTTTCGGAGCCGCCGTAGTTGACCCACATCTGATCGA from Armatimonadota bacterium includes these protein-coding regions:
- a CDS encoding FAD-dependent protein translates to MKYDVLIVGAGPAGIFAALHLSKVKDLSVCIVDKGADIDQRVRKAELLSGWGGAGAFSDGKLTLSPDVGGQLNNLMSEREVRRLLKYVDQMWVNYGGSEKVYGTDEDQVSNIEHSAQLAGMQLIHSEVRHLGTEMCPAILTRMRDALRERVDVKMETAIDELVVSGSKIAGVKTASGEVIKADYVIVAPGRSGADWLANEANRLHLKTMTNPVDVGVRVEIPAAVMQDITDIVYEPKLVYYSKSFDDKVRSFCVCPNGEVVIEKHNGVTSVNGHSYARKKTTNTNFALLVSNSFTEPFHEPITYGKYIASLANLLSGGVIVQRLGDLESGRRSTASRLERCLTMPTLPDAVPGDLSFVLPYRHVSGILEMLHAMDRLAPGVASPHTLLYGVEVKFYSSKVELSDKLETAITNLFAIGDGAGVTRGLAQSSASGVIAAQEVRHRLGS